In the Bacillus shivajii genome, one interval contains:
- a CDS encoding PucR family transcriptional regulator, translated as MNSYLTIREILERKHFESIDIVAGIHGLERQVKWVHVVEVIQIKKLLNGNELILTTGLGWKTDRHLFRSLIEQLIESHAAGLCLEMGTHTTTVPQEIIDVANEHHFPIILFKKEVPFVEITQDIHSLLINKQYQMISNLEDYSQQLNKKLLDIEDAEDILKLLQETLEVQVIAHFNENELKAVPHMHEDDMNKFIEIENIDFENSSQVARQPVQILGNQYAELMILSYQRELNDFDYLLLDRTATALAQHLLRNLFVEEKKRMEESEWMIDWLEGHHSEHDIREYISYHKPKLQYQGGIVCVCEFHSEEKTQNMDRTYFKLFFRTIFEQHGFYIYTAEVRHKMIFILVNQREKPTWKERMTKGFTRIENDDSGKLDTYNISFGVGKFVPRLRDIDKSYQAAKETLQLQKRLSNESRRYFYDDLHLYRIISLINKHGDLQETVMEYLKPVIDYDKKHHASLMETLKTYLACNGSKQETAKKLFVVRQTLYHRIDKLEKILGQNFMSPERRLTIEFMTVAYDYLKSLETEPNH; from the coding sequence ATGAATTCTTATTTGACCATTAGAGAAATATTAGAAAGAAAGCATTTTGAAAGTATAGATATTGTAGCAGGTATTCACGGACTGGAAAGACAAGTGAAGTGGGTACATGTAGTAGAAGTGATCCAGATAAAAAAACTATTAAACGGGAATGAATTAATTCTTACTACAGGTCTTGGATGGAAAACTGATCGACACTTATTTCGATCATTAATTGAACAACTAATCGAAAGTCATGCCGCCGGATTATGTTTGGAGATGGGAACTCACACAACAACAGTTCCTCAAGAGATTATCGACGTAGCCAATGAACATCATTTCCCTATTATATTATTTAAAAAAGAAGTGCCATTTGTAGAGATTACTCAAGATATTCACTCTTTACTTATTAATAAACAATATCAAATGATATCAAACTTAGAAGATTACTCACAGCAACTAAATAAAAAACTATTAGATATTGAAGATGCTGAAGATATATTAAAATTACTTCAAGAAACGTTAGAAGTACAAGTGATTGCTCATTTTAATGAAAATGAGTTAAAAGCTGTTCCTCACATGCACGAGGATGATATGAATAAGTTTATAGAAATAGAGAATATTGACTTTGAAAATAGTTCTCAAGTTGCTCGTCAACCCGTTCAAATTTTAGGGAATCAATATGCAGAATTAATGATCCTCTCTTACCAACGAGAGTTAAATGATTTTGATTATTTACTGCTTGACCGAACAGCTACTGCGTTAGCTCAACATTTACTTAGAAATTTATTCGTAGAAGAAAAGAAAAGAATGGAAGAATCAGAATGGATGATCGATTGGTTAGAAGGTCATCATAGTGAACATGATATACGTGAATACATATCTTATCATAAACCAAAGCTTCAGTATCAAGGCGGCATCGTATGTGTTTGTGAATTTCATTCAGAAGAAAAAACACAAAATATGGATCGCACATATTTTAAACTTTTCTTTCGGACAATTTTTGAACAACATGGCTTTTATATTTACACAGCGGAAGTAAGACATAAAATGATATTTATACTAGTAAACCAACGTGAAAAACCAACATGGAAAGAGAGGATGACCAAAGGGTTTACTAGAATTGAGAATGATGATTCTGGTAAATTAGATACTTACAATATTTCGTTTGGAGTAGGGAAGTTTGTACCGAGATTAAGGGACATAGACAAAAGTTATCAAGCAGCAAAAGAAACTCTTCAACTACAAAAGAGGTTGTCTAATGAGAGTAGACGTTATTTTTATGATGATTTACATTTATACCGAATCATCTCTTTGATTAATAAACATGGTGACCTCCAAGAAACTGTCATGGAGTATTTAAAGCCAGTCATCGACTATGACAAAAAACATCATGCATCATTAATGGAAACGTTAAAAACATATTTAGCTTGTAACGGTTCAAAACAAGAAACGGCTAAAAAGCTATTTGTTGTTCGCCAAACGTTATACCATCGAATAGATAAATTAGAAAAAATATTAGGTCAGAATTTCATGAGCCCCGAAAGAAGATTAACGATAGAATTTATGACAGTTGCTTATGATTATTTAAAGTCCTTAGAAACTGAACCCAACCATTAG
- a CDS encoding CoA-acylating methylmalonate-semialdehyde dehydrogenase, with product MAITKSQTNLLKNYINGKWIEANTKESFEVPNPATGEILAQVPISSKEDVDQAVKAADKAFSKWKNVPVPKRARILYKYHYLLTENHEELAKLIVQENGKAYKEAYGEVQRGIECVEFAAGAPTLMMGESLSGIAEGIDSEMFRYPLGVVGGITPFNFPMMVPLWMFPLAIACGNTFVLKPSERTPLLANRLVELFTEAGAPQGILNIVHGAHDVVNGLLDHEDVKAISFVGSQPVAKYVYERAAAQGKRVQALAGAKNHHVVMPDGDMEKAVQHIISSTYGSAGQRCMACSAVVVIGDGEKFIKALKEKADELTIGNGLDDEVLLTPVIRKSHREKTLDYIKKGVEEGATLLRDGRKEMEDLTEGNFLGPTIFDNVTPDMTIAKDEIFAPVLSLLRAKDLDEGLEYIRKSRFGNGATIYTKDAGAVRKFREEADAGMLGINVGVPATMAFFPFSGWKDSFYGDLHVNGKDGVNFFTKKKMITSRFDF from the coding sequence ATGGCAATTACAAAAAGTCAAACTAATTTGTTAAAGAACTATATCAACGGTAAATGGATAGAAGCGAATACGAAAGAATCGTTTGAAGTACCGAATCCTGCAACTGGAGAAATTTTAGCACAAGTACCCATTTCATCGAAAGAAGATGTCGATCAAGCTGTAAAAGCTGCAGATAAGGCTTTTTCAAAGTGGAAAAACGTTCCGGTGCCGAAGCGAGCGAGAATTTTATATAAATATCACTATTTATTAACAGAAAACCATGAAGAATTAGCTAAGTTAATTGTTCAAGAAAACGGTAAAGCATATAAAGAAGCTTATGGTGAAGTACAACGAGGTATTGAATGCGTTGAGTTTGCTGCAGGAGCGCCAACATTAATGATGGGAGAATCATTATCAGGTATAGCTGAAGGTATTGACTCTGAAATGTTCCGCTATCCATTAGGGGTTGTTGGTGGGATTACACCGTTTAACTTTCCAATGATGGTTCCACTATGGATGTTCCCGCTTGCGATTGCTTGTGGAAATACATTCGTCTTAAAGCCGTCAGAGAGAACACCACTACTCGCTAATAGGCTTGTAGAACTATTTACTGAAGCTGGAGCACCACAAGGTATTCTTAATATCGTTCATGGTGCACATGATGTTGTAAACGGATTATTAGATCATGAAGATGTGAAAGCAATTTCTTTTGTTGGTTCACAACCCGTTGCAAAATACGTGTATGAACGAGCTGCTGCACAAGGAAAACGAGTGCAAGCACTTGCTGGTGCTAAAAATCACCATGTTGTTATGCCTGATGGTGATATGGAAAAAGCTGTTCAGCATATCATTAGTTCAACTTATGGAAGTGCCGGTCAACGTTGTATGGCGTGTAGTGCAGTTGTAGTCATTGGTGATGGAGAGAAATTTATTAAAGCACTTAAAGAAAAAGCAGATGAATTAACGATTGGTAATGGGCTTGATGATGAAGTTTTATTAACGCCGGTCATTCGAAAATCTCATCGTGAAAAAACGTTAGATTACATTAAAAAAGGTGTTGAAGAAGGAGCTACACTACTACGCGATGGTAGAAAAGAAATGGAAGACTTGACTGAAGGAAACTTCCTAGGTCCAACCATTTTTGATAACGTAACTCCTGATATGACAATTGCTAAAGATGAAATTTTTGCACCAGTACTAAGTTTACTTCGTGCAAAAGATTTAGATGAGGGGCTAGAGTATATACGTAAATCTCGGTTTGGTAACGGTGCAACGATTTACACAAAAGATGCTGGTGCAGTACGTAAATTTAGAGAGGAAGCAGATGCAGGAATGTTAGGAATTAATGTCGGGGTACCAGCTACGATGGCATTCTTCCCATTTTCAGGTTGGAAAGATTCTTTCTATGGGGACCTACATGTTAACGGTAAAGATGGTGTCAATTTCTTTACGAAAAAGAAGATGATCACGTCACGTTTTGATTTTTAA
- a CDS encoding alpha/beta fold hydrolase, with the protein MLHYYRKGNGATIVFIHGFLSTNRVFDKILPNLLNKYDCILLDLPGHGQSPYEGEKTMYDYTEKVIQVLAYLNINDATWIGHSMGGYITMAAVEKYPQYVKRAAFVYSSPTADSTKEKEQRNQHVETIKTEGLEAFIKQRIPAYFAFNGNEQDIVEAYNHAKQTTIEGAIAATYAMKGRPDQVTMINKATIPLLFIEGTKDLLEKPFHTSSPQVIKYTTETSHMGLLDDPVQFLEKLQMWLGKTY; encoded by the coding sequence TTGTTACATTACTATCGTAAAGGTAATGGTGCTACGATCGTTTTCATTCATGGATTTTTAAGTACAAACCGAGTATTTGATAAAATTTTACCTAACTTATTAAATAAATACGATTGTATCTTACTAGATCTTCCAGGTCATGGGCAATCACCATATGAAGGTGAAAAGACGATGTATGACTATACTGAAAAGGTTATTCAAGTGTTGGCTTATTTAAATATAAATGATGCTACTTGGATTGGTCACTCAATGGGAGGGTACATTACGATGGCAGCTGTTGAGAAGTATCCTCAATATGTTAAAAGAGCTGCCTTTGTTTATTCTTCTCCTACAGCTGATAGCACAAAAGAAAAAGAGCAACGAAATCAACATGTAGAAACAATAAAAACGGAAGGGTTAGAAGCATTTATTAAACAACGAATTCCAGCTTATTTTGCTTTTAACGGAAATGAGCAAGATATCGTTGAAGCTTATAATCATGCTAAACAAACGACGATAGAAGGTGCAATTGCAGCAACTTATGCGATGAAGGGACGGCCCGACCAAGTTACTATGATTAACAAAGCAACGATCCCGCTTTTATTTATAGAAGGCACGAAAGATTTATTAGAAAAACCGTTTCATACTTCTTCACCTCAAGTCATTAAATATACAACAGAAACGTCACATATGGGATTGCTCGATGATCCAGTACAATTTTTGGAGAAACTGCAGATGTGGCTAGGAAAAACGTATTAA
- a CDS encoding class II fumarate hydratase, protein MKPTDQYRTEKDTLGEIMVPKEAYYGSQTQRALDNFQISKKTFPRCFIKAQGTIKAAAARTNMNLGKLPHDIGKAIVEASEEVIQGKWDHQFVIDVYQAGAGTSQNMNANEVIANRATELIKKTSKQFRVHPHDHVNMSQSTNDTFPSALNIAAVEEMTKRLLPSILQLHQTLEKKANELMPIRKSGRTHLHDAVPMRLGQEFLGYAGTIKMLYSQIEATLTPLYEIGLGGNAIGTVINTHPEYPKKVIEEVSKRTKLPFCQPENLFSFMQNRNAPIHTMMALKELAFHLIKITSDLRLLSSGPRTGLAEITLPPVQPGSTIMPGKVNPAILEMVHMVCCSVIGYESAIATAAMAGQLEINVMMPIIAYSLLEAIEILSNAIPTLVTKCINGIEANEQICNNFMNASLSLVTGLSPQLGYDLAAQIGMQADEQNKTIKKVLQELGLLTDETKRAIDPNNFS, encoded by the coding sequence ATGAAGCCTACTGATCAATATCGTACGGAAAAAGATACATTGGGTGAAATAATGGTCCCAAAAGAAGCTTATTATGGGTCGCAAACTCAGCGGGCTTTAGACAATTTTCAAATTAGCAAAAAAACATTCCCTAGATGCTTTATTAAAGCGCAAGGTACGATAAAAGCTGCTGCAGCTAGGACTAATATGAATTTAGGAAAGCTCCCACATGATATTGGTAAAGCAATTGTCGAAGCATCGGAAGAAGTAATTCAAGGCAAATGGGATCATCAATTTGTTATCGATGTTTATCAAGCTGGTGCTGGTACATCGCAAAACATGAATGCAAATGAGGTTATTGCAAATCGTGCAACTGAACTAATCAAGAAAACATCCAAGCAATTTCGAGTCCACCCGCATGATCATGTAAATATGTCACAATCAACAAATGACACCTTCCCATCAGCACTAAATATTGCTGCTGTAGAGGAAATGACTAAGAGGCTTCTACCGAGCATATTACAATTACACCAAACCCTTGAAAAGAAAGCAAATGAACTTATGCCTATACGAAAGTCCGGTAGAACACATTTACATGATGCAGTTCCAATGAGACTAGGTCAAGAGTTTCTAGGGTATGCCGGTACGATAAAAATGTTATATTCTCAAATTGAAGCAACGCTGACCCCACTATACGAGATTGGATTAGGTGGTAATGCAATTGGAACCGTAATCAACACACATCCAGAATACCCAAAAAAGGTAATCGAAGAAGTTTCTAAGCGCACGAAACTTCCATTCTGTCAACCAGAGAACTTATTCAGTTTTATGCAAAACCGTAACGCACCCATACATACAATGATGGCACTTAAAGAATTAGCATTTCATTTAATTAAAATCACGAGTGATCTTCGTTTACTGAGCTCAGGACCTAGAACTGGATTAGCCGAAATAACCTTACCTCCTGTTCAGCCTGGTTCAACGATTATGCCTGGAAAAGTAAATCCTGCTATTCTTGAAATGGTCCATATGGTTTGCTGTTCAGTGATTGGATATGAAAGTGCCATCGCAACAGCTGCCATGGCTGGTCAGTTAGAAATTAATGTGATGATGCCTATTATCGCTTATTCATTACTTGAAGCAATTGAGATTTTATCAAATGCAATACCCACCCTTGTTACAAAGTGTATAAATGGTATAGAAGCAAATGAACAAATATGTAATAATTTTATGAATGCTTCTCTTTCATTAGTTACTGGACTCAGTCCTCAATTGGGGTATGATTTAGCAGCTCAAATAGGTATGCAGGCAGATGAGCAAAATAAAACGATTAAAAAGGTGCTTCAAGAATTAGGTCTTCTAACTGATGAAACCAAACGTGCAATTGACCCTAATAACTTTTCGTAG
- the ald gene encoding alanine dehydrogenase — MRIGVPKEIKNSESRVALTPAGAMNLINEGHQVVVETNAGVDSGFTDEQYKNVGAIIVHSAADAWSSDMVMKVKEPQPEEFQYFYNGLILFTYLHLAAEAELTKALINENVIAISYETVQLEDGSLPLLTPMSEVAGRIATQVGAQQLEKTKGGKGVLLGGVPGVKRGKVTVIGGGIVGTNAAKIAMGLGADVQIIDVNARRLRELDDIFGTSIQTLMSNPYTVSQACEESDLVIGAVLIPGAKAPKLVHEETVKRMEEGSVIVDVAIDQGGIFETIDHVTTHQDPTYKKHGVVHYAVGNMPGAVPRTSTIALTNVTVPYAIQIANNGYKKACTDNQALLKGLNVFGGEITHYGVATAHNLPYRDASTVLHSQTV; from the coding sequence ATGAGAATTGGTGTGCCAAAGGAAATTAAAAATAGTGAGAGTCGAGTTGCTTTAACTCCGGCAGGAGCGATGAACTTGATCAATGAAGGGCATCAAGTTGTTGTAGAAACAAATGCTGGAGTTGACTCTGGTTTTACAGATGAACAGTATAAAAATGTAGGTGCTATTATTGTTCATTCGGCTGCTGACGCTTGGTCATCTGATATGGTCATGAAAGTAAAGGAACCTCAGCCTGAAGAGTTTCAATACTTTTATAATGGATTAATTTTATTCACTTATTTACATCTTGCTGCAGAAGCTGAACTTACGAAAGCATTAATAAACGAAAATGTTATCGCTATCTCTTATGAAACGGTTCAATTAGAAGATGGCTCATTACCTTTATTAACTCCTATGAGTGAAGTTGCTGGTAGAATAGCTACTCAAGTCGGTGCTCAACAGTTAGAAAAAACAAAAGGCGGAAAAGGTGTTTTATTAGGTGGCGTCCCAGGTGTAAAAAGAGGGAAAGTTACAGTCATTGGCGGCGGTATCGTAGGAACGAATGCTGCCAAGATCGCAATGGGGTTAGGTGCAGATGTTCAAATCATTGATGTCAATGCGAGAAGATTAAGAGAATTAGATGATATTTTTGGAACATCAATACAAACGTTAATGTCCAACCCTTATACAGTGAGTCAGGCATGTGAAGAATCAGATCTTGTGATTGGAGCAGTACTAATTCCAGGTGCAAAAGCACCAAAATTAGTTCATGAAGAAACGGTTAAAAGGATGGAAGAAGGCTCTGTCATCGTTGATGTTGCAATTGACCAAGGTGGTATATTTGAAACGATCGATCATGTCACAACACACCAAGATCCTACGTATAAAAAGCATGGGGTTGTCCATTATGCAGTCGGAAACATGCCAGGTGCCGTTCCACGTACATCTACAATTGCATTAACGAATGTAACGGTTCCATATGCCATTCAAATTGCAAATAACGGTTATAAGAAAGCCTGTACAGATAATCAAGCCTTATTAAAAGGGTTAAACGTCTTTGGTGGTGAAATTACTCATTATGGGGTAGCTACGGCACATAACCTACCTTATCGTGATGCAAGTACTGTTCTGCATTCACAAACTGTATAA
- a CDS encoding aspartate aminotransferase family protein: protein MNRTTPKDSPKNMDEKYIWHNMKPYNPEATMVVKEAKGSWVTDINGEKYLDAMSGLWCVNVGYGRTELAEAAYEQLKDLAYFPLTQSHLPAIKLGEKLNEMLGDEYVIFFSNSGSEANETAFKIARQYHQQKGDHNRYKFISRYRAYHGNSMGSLAATGQAQRKYKYEPLAPGFIHVAPPDLYRSNDKVDTKGEDLESVKDVDRVMTWELSETIAGLIMEPIITGGGVLMPPENYMKEAKKVCEKHGALLIVDEVICGFGRTGKPFGFMNYDVKPDIITMAKGITSAYLPLSATAVRREVYEAFKGTEEYDYLRHINTFGGNPAACSLALKNLEIMEEEDLYDRSRTLGEQVKNELSATLSDHPYVGDVRGKGLLVGIELVADKKSKEPINESEVNKVIAACKKKGLIIGKNGATVAGFTNVLTLAPPLNIEEEDLTFIIKTLTNALNEIK, encoded by the coding sequence ATGAATAGAACCACACCTAAAGATTCGCCTAAAAATATGGATGAAAAATATATCTGGCATAACATGAAACCTTATAACCCAGAAGCAACAATGGTTGTAAAAGAGGCGAAAGGTTCATGGGTTACAGATATTAATGGTGAAAAATATTTGGATGCAATGTCTGGTTTATGGTGTGTCAATGTTGGCTATGGCCGTACTGAATTGGCTGAAGCAGCATATGAACAATTAAAAGATTTAGCATATTTCCCTTTAACTCAAAGTCATTTACCTGCGATAAAACTCGGCGAAAAACTGAATGAAATGTTAGGTGATGAGTATGTTATCTTCTTTTCTAACAGTGGTTCGGAAGCAAATGAGACCGCTTTCAAAATAGCAAGACAATATCACCAGCAAAAGGGTGATCATAACCGTTATAAATTTATTTCTAGGTACCGTGCCTATCATGGGAATTCAATGGGTTCACTAGCTGCAACAGGGCAAGCACAACGAAAATATAAATATGAACCATTAGCCCCTGGATTTATTCATGTAGCACCACCTGATTTGTATCGTTCAAATGACAAAGTAGATACAAAAGGTGAAGATTTAGAATCCGTTAAAGATGTTGATCGTGTTATGACTTGGGAATTAAGTGAAACTATTGCTGGACTCATTATGGAGCCAATCATTACGGGTGGAGGCGTATTGATGCCACCTGAAAATTATATGAAAGAAGCGAAAAAAGTTTGTGAAAAACATGGGGCACTTTTAATTGTCGATGAAGTTATTTGTGGTTTTGGGCGAACTGGTAAACCATTTGGGTTTATGAATTACGATGTAAAACCTGATATTATTACGATGGCTAAAGGGATTACAAGTGCATATTTGCCACTGTCAGCAACAGCAGTAAGACGAGAAGTTTATGAAGCTTTTAAAGGCACTGAAGAATATGACTATTTACGCCATATAAACACATTTGGAGGAAACCCCGCTGCATGTAGCCTCGCATTAAAGAACTTGGAGATTATGGAAGAAGAAGACTTGTATGATCGTTCGAGAACTTTAGGTGAGCAAGTTAAAAATGAACTAAGCGCTACCCTTTCAGATCATCCATACGTAGGTGACGTACGAGGAAAAGGCCTATTAGTTGGAATTGAATTGGTTGCCGATAAAAAGTCGAAAGAACCAATCAACGAAAGTGAAGTAAATAAAGTAATAGCAGCTTGTAAGAAAAAAGGGTTAATTATTGGTAAGAATGGAGCAACAGTTGCAGGGTTTACAAATGTTTTAACATTAGCTCCACCATTAAATATAGAAGAAGAAGATTTAACCTTTATTATTAAAACGTTAACAAATGCATTAAACGAAATTAAATAA